One segment of Clostridia bacterium DNA contains the following:
- a CDS encoding DNA-binding protein: MLARESQWDGVVNRAYYAMFYAALALLLTKG, from the coding sequence ATACTTGCGCGGGAATCCCAGTGGGACGGCGTAGTGAATCGGGCGTATTACGCAATGTTCTACGCTGCTTTGGCTCTCCTCCTAACCAAGGGT
- a CDS encoding HEPN domain-containing protein, which produces LVNREFGRPGLFPAEMSKLLREAFNQRQKSDYSELQPTDSETAQQMLSHAKSFIEAVRSTLVEILG; this is translated from the coding sequence CTTGTAAACCGTGAATTTGGTCGCCCGGGACTCTTTCCTGCTGAGATGTCTAAGTTGCTGCGGGAAGCGTTCAATCAGCGACAAAAGTCAGACTATAGTGAGCTTCAGCCTACTGATTCTGAGACTGCCCAGCAAATGCTGAGTCACGCCAAGTCTTTCATTGAGGCTGTTAGGAGTAC